The genomic segment CGACTACCGCGCGAACACCGACGCGCTGGTCAAGAAGCTGGACGCGCTGAACACGGAGTACGCGGCCGGGCTGAAGTCCACGACCACCAAGACCTTCCTCACCACGCACTCCGCCTTCGGCTACCTCGCCGAGCGCTACGGCCTCACCCAGGAGGGCATCGCCGGAGTCGACCCCGAGGCGGAGCCGAGCCCGGCCCGCATCAAGGACCTCCAGCACATCGCGGAGCAGGACGGCGCCACCACCGTCTTCTTCGAGACGCTCGCCAGCGACAAGACGGCGAAGACCCTCGCGAAGGACACCGGGCTGCGCACCGACGTCCTGGACCCGCTGGAGGGCATCACGGGGAAGTCCAAGGGCCACGACTACATCGAGGTCATGGAGTCCAACCTCGCCGCCCTCCAGAAGGCCCTGGGCGCGAAGTGACCGACGCCACGACCCCCGCGACCGGACCGGAGACGCACATGGACGAGCCCAGCATCCCCGCCCCGGCCCCCGCCGCCGGCACGACCGCCGCCGGGGCCGGGAAGCCGGAGACGAAGACGAAGCCGGAGACGAAGCCGGAGACGAAGCGGGACACCGAGGCCGTGATCCGGCTCACCGGCGCCACCGCCACCCTCGGCACCCGCCCCGTCCTGCGCGGGGTCGACCTGGCCGTCCACCGCGGCGAGGTCGTCGCCCTGCTCGGCGCCAACGGCTCCGGCAAGTCCACCGCCGTACGCTCCGTCATCGGCCAGGTCCCCCTCACCGGCGGCACCGTCGAACTCTTCGGCACCCCGCTCCGCCGCTTCCGCCGGTGGGCGCGCGTCGGGTACGTACCGCAGCGCACCACCGCCTCGGCGGGGGTCCCCGCGACCGTCCGCGAGGTCGTCTCCTCCGGGCGGCTGTCCCGCACCAGGCTGCGCGTC from the Streptomyces sp. NBC_01335 genome contains:
- a CDS encoding metal ABC transporter ATP-binding protein produces the protein MPAPAPAAGTTAAGAGKPETKTKPETKPETKRDTEAVIRLTGATATLGTRPVLRGVDLAVHRGEVVALLGANGSGKSTAVRSVIGQVPLTGGTVELFGTPLRRFRRWARVGYVPQRTTASAGVPATVREVVSSGRLSRTRLRVPGRADRAAVDRAIALVGLTDRAGDSVSALSGGQHQRVLIARALASEPELLIMDEPMAGVDLASQEILAATLREQVAAGTTVLLVLHELGPLEPLIDRAVVLRDGCVTHDGPPPRSVGQHALPGHDHVHPHAASEPVRTGLLT